In one window of Ovis aries strain OAR_USU_Benz2616 breed Rambouillet chromosome 3, ARS-UI_Ramb_v3.0, whole genome shotgun sequence DNA:
- the LOC121819259 gene encoding basic proline-rich protein-like — MAEAPGFGGVGGQGRAPQSLCQLRLPAPRHRQGLLARVCTSLWPWDYLTLPGVSSSGSCWWKLGIMWVSRTPSQGRAPTIPLPPTQATWHCPAHTCPAPGLASSLLPAAPWPRLLAQEAAKCPFPARSQPRSPPGQARPPPPGMAPCPPARAAASPLTRSPALSSSLPAEPGHHCQGWGSDRGGGAPGTPSSKAVRGGVVREAPEPASARRRWAVRVPRPLPPTESRGCARPARGSLQPEEEESRPALGLAHPAGGGRDRGLPAQGVYLRSAAELQGPSGPASARLSGSSGAVTSFLPSSSQTGTGAAPAPAPTLAPEALCQPPGPPTAGAGRTAYRLPSWRPAGWAAAEQAVPSAAEQSCEP; from the coding sequence ATGGCAGAGGCTCCGGGGTTTGGAGGGgttggagggcagggcagggcacccCAGTCCCTCTGCCAGCTCCGCCTACCTGCTCCCAGGCACAGACAGGGACTCCTGGCACGTGTCTGCACTTCCCTGTGGCCTTGGGACTACCTTACTCtgccaggagtctccagcagtgGTTCCTGCTGGTGGAAACTCGGCATCATGTGGGTGTCCAGGACACCTTCCCAAGGCCGGGCACCCACCATCCCCCTCCCACCAACCCAGGCCACGTGGCACTGCCCAGCACACACCTGCCCGGCCCCCGGCctggcctcctccctccttcctgctgcACCATGGCCAAGGCTTTTGGCCCAGGAAGCTGCCAAGTGCCCCTTCCCCGCCCGCAGCCAGCCCCGCTCTCCACCCGGGCaggcccggcccccgcccccagggATGGCCCCGTGCCCTCCGGCCAGGGCAGCCGCTTCACCATTGACCCGCTCTCCTGCCCTCTCCAGCTCTCTCCCAGCTGAGCCTGGCCATCATTGCCAGGGCTGGGGGTCAGACAGAGGGGGTGGAGCCCCAGGGACACCCTCCTCGAAGGCAGTCAGAGGAGGGGTGGTGAGGGAGGCACCAGAACCAGCTTCTGCCAGGAGAAGGTGGGCTGTGAGGGTGCCGAGGCCCCTGCCTCCCACAGAGTCCCGTGGTTGTGCCCGCCCAGCCCGAGGGTCCCTGCAGCCAGAGGAAGAGGAGTCCCGGCCAGCTCTAGGCCTGGCCCACCCCGCTGGCGGCGGGAGGGACCGGGGCCTGCCTGCCCAAGGGGTGTACCTCCGGTCGGCCGCAGAGCTCCAAGGCCCCTCGGGGCCTGCCAGCGCCCGGCTCAGCGGCTCCAGTGGTGCCGTcacctccttccttcccagcAGCAGCCAAACAGGAACCGgggcagcccctgcccctgctcctACCCTGGCCCCAGAGGCCCTCTGCCAGCCCCCCGGCCCGCCCACCGCGGGGGCAGGACGCACCGCCTACCGCCTGCCGTCCTGGAGGCCAGCTGGCTGGGCAGCTGCGGAGCAGGCCGTGCCGAGCGCAGCAGAGCAGAGCTGCGAACCCTGA